In the Piscinibacter sp. XHJ-5 genome, one interval contains:
- a CDS encoding urate hydroxylase PuuD, producing the protein MDAYLLDWLNLLLRWAHVIVAIAWIGSSFYFVFLDNSLTPPTDPELKAKGVDGELWAVHGGGFYNPQKYFVAPKRIPEHLHWFYWESYSTWLTGFALFTVMYLWQAGSFLIDKSVHAWSPAAAIAAALGFLVAFWLVYDVICRVFGQRPNGERIVGIAVALFVVLAAWLACQLFAGRAAFLLVGAMLATAMSANVAHWIIPGQRKVIAQMKAGEPVDPLHGQRAKQRSVHNTYFTLPVLVAMLSNHYGFLYGGRHNWLVLVLLMAAGALIRHSFVARHKALVLGRRVPWEFAVAGCVALIGVVIGLAPASQPQAAAAPPATFARVREVVTQRCVLCHSEQVVNKNVQLHTPALIEKQAQAIYQQVVVQKTMPLNNATQMTDAERALVGQWFLGGAKTP; encoded by the coding sequence ATCGGCTCATCGTTCTACTTCGTCTTCCTCGACAACAGCCTCACGCCGCCGACGGACCCCGAGCTGAAAGCCAAGGGCGTCGACGGGGAGCTGTGGGCAGTGCACGGCGGAGGCTTCTACAACCCGCAGAAGTACTTCGTCGCGCCCAAGCGAATTCCCGAGCACCTGCACTGGTTCTACTGGGAGAGCTACTCCACCTGGCTCACGGGCTTCGCGCTGTTCACCGTGATGTACCTGTGGCAGGCCGGCAGCTTCCTCATCGACAAGAGCGTGCATGCGTGGTCACCGGCCGCCGCGATCGCGGCCGCGCTCGGCTTCCTCGTCGCGTTCTGGCTCGTCTACGACGTGATCTGCCGCGTCTTCGGCCAGCGGCCGAACGGCGAGCGCATCGTCGGCATCGCGGTGGCGCTGTTCGTGGTGCTTGCGGCGTGGCTGGCCTGCCAGCTGTTCGCCGGCCGGGCCGCCTTCCTGCTGGTCGGCGCGATGCTGGCCACGGCGATGAGCGCCAACGTGGCGCACTGGATCATCCCGGGCCAGCGCAAGGTCATCGCGCAGATGAAGGCCGGCGAGCCGGTCGATCCCCTTCATGGCCAGCGTGCCAAGCAGCGCAGCGTGCACAACACCTACTTCACGCTTCCGGTGCTGGTGGCCATGCTCAGCAACCACTACGGCTTCCTCTACGGCGGGCGCCACAACTGGCTGGTGCTGGTGCTGCTGATGGCTGCCGGCGCGCTCATCCGCCATTCATTTGTCGCCCGGCACAAGGCGCTGGTGCTGGGCAGGCGCGTGCCGTGGGAATTCGCGGTCGCCGGCTGCGTGGCCCTGATTGGCGTGGTCATCGGCCTCGCGCCGGCCTCGCAGCCGCAAGCCGCCGCCGCGCCGCCCGCCACCTTCGCTCGAGTGCGCGAGGTGGTGACCCAGCGCTGCGTGCTGTGCCACAGCGAGCAGGTGGTGAACAAGAACGTGCAGCTGCACACGCCGGCGCTGATCGAGAAGCAGGCGCAGGCGATCTACCAGCAGGTGGTGGTGCAAAAGACCATGCCGTTGAACAACGCGACGCAGATGACCGATGCGGAGCGCGCGCTGGTGGGGCAGTGGTTCCTGGGGGGAGCAAAGACGCCGTAG